In the Gossypium arboreum isolate Shixiya-1 chromosome 10, ASM2569848v2, whole genome shotgun sequence genome, one interval contains:
- the LOC108489470 gene encoding probable histone-arginine methyltransferase 1.3 isoform X2, with amino-acid sequence MDDSSGLKPKELEFTLAAVSQFSSSSLSSSSSSSSSSSSSSSSSVIARFSADSGVAELRFHRDSEFIDGFNVDIGTSQLFKLGPVQSLCVSEISGASKEKSYSRAVTIQFRNEDESRDFHSAFEQWQKDVIQGIHLPNGAIAASKSKFDYKIEPSSAKMYFHYYGQLLHQQNMLQDYVRTGTYYAAVIENRVDFTGRVVVDVGAGSGILSLFAAQAGAKHVYAVEASEMAEYARKLIAGNPALAQRITVIKGKVEEVELAEKADILISEPMGTLLVNERMLESYIIARDRFLVPNAKMFPSIGRIHMAPFSDEYLFVEIANKALFWQQQNYYGVDLTPLYGSAFQGYFSQPVVDAFDPRLLVSPPLCHVIDFNEIKEEDLFEIDIPLKFIASVGTRVHGLACWFDVLFNGSAVQRWLTTAPGAPTTHWYQIRCVLSQPIYVMAGQEITGRLHMIAHNAQSYTMYLSLSAKMWGPGAVQGGILQTSSGKLDLKEPYYRMSQPQSYTMAQDQQPQQLLQAQAIPIHTEDLDEAELLQQPSENTGPQLQ; translated from the exons atggaCGATTCATCTGGGCTAAAACCCAAAGAATTGGAGTTCACTTTGGCGGCAGTTTCTCAGTTTTCTTCTTCATCGCTTTCTTCGTCTTCGTCTTCGTCTTCGTCTTCGTCttcgtcttcttcttcttcggtGATTGCTCGTTTCAGTGCTGATTCTGGAGTTGCGGAGCTGCGATTTCACCGAGATTCGGAATTTATTGATGGCTTCAATGTCGATATTGGAACCTCGCAG CTCTTCAAGCTGGGACCGGTTCAATCGCTTTGTGTTTCAGAGATTTCTGGTGCCAGTAAAGAG AAATCATATTCACGGGCAGTGACCATCCAGTTTAGAAACGAGGATGAGAGCAGGGACTTCCATTCCGCATTTGAGCAATGGCAGAAGGATGTTATTCAAG GAATTCATTTACCAAATGGGGCCATTGCTGCTTCTAAGAGCAAGTTTGATTATAAAATTGAGCCATCTTCTGCTAAAATGTATTTCCACTATTATGGACAATTGCTACATCAGCAAAATATGTTACAGGATTATGTGAGAACAG GAACCTATTATGCTGCTGTTATCGAGAACCGTGTTGATTTTACAGGTCGTGTGGTGGTTGATGTTGGAGCTGGAAGTGGTATTTTGTCGTTATTTGCTGCGCAG GCTGGTGCAAAGCATGTTTATGCTGTTGAAGCTTCAGAAATGGCAGAATATGCTCGCAAACTTATTGCTGGGAACCCTGCATTAGCTCAACGGATTACT GTAATAAAAGGTAAAGTTGAGGAAGTGGAGTTGGCTGAGAAAGCAGATATTCTGATCTCTGAACCGATGG GCACCTTATTAGTTAATGAGAGAATGTTAGAGTCCTACATAATTGCAAGAGATCGGTTTCTTGTCCCTAATGCGAAAATGTTTCCATCAATTGGAAG GATACATATGGCGCCTTTCAGTGATGAATATTTATTTGTTGAAATTGCAAATAAG GCTCTTTTTTGGCAGCAACAGAACTATTATGGTGTAGATCTCACCCCATTGTATGGGTCTGCATTCCAAGGGTACTTCTCTCAG CCGGTGGTGGATGCTTTTGATCCAAGATTATTGGTATCTCCACCTTTGTGCCATGTTATTGACTTCAATGAAATAAAG GAAGAGGACTTGTTCGAAATAGATATTCCATTGAAATTCATAGCATCTGTGGGAACTCGAGTGCATGGGTTGGCCTGTTGGTTTGATGTTCTGTTTAATGGGAG TGCTGTGCAAAGATGGCTTACCACTGCCCCTGGTGCGCCTACAACCCACTGGTACCAAATACGATGTGTTCTTTCTCAGCCAATTTATGTTATGGCTGGGCAAGAAATAACTGGCCGACTTCACATGATTGCCCATAATGCTCAAAGTTACACCATGTATCTATCATTGTCAG CGAAAATGTGGGGGCCTGGGGCAGTACAAGGAGGAATTCTTCAGACCTCTTCAGGGAAACTTGATCTCAAGGAGCCTTATTACAGAATGTCACAGCCACAATCCTACACGATGGCACAAGACCAGCAACCACAGCAGCTGCTACAGGCACAG GCTATTCCAATCCACACTGAAGATTTGGATGAAGCGGAGTTGCTGCAGCAACCATCGGAAAATACAGGTCCTCAGCTCCAATAA
- the LOC108489470 gene encoding probable histone-arginine methyltransferase 1.3 isoform X1, which produces MDDSSGLKPKELEFTLAAVSQFSSSSLSSSSSSSSSSSSSSSSSVIARFSADSGVAELRFHRDSEFIDGFNVDIGTSQLFKLGPVQSLCVSEISGASKEKSYSRAVTIQFRNEDESRDFHSAFEQWQKDVIQAGIHLPNGAIAASKSKFDYKIEPSSAKMYFHYYGQLLHQQNMLQDYVRTGTYYAAVIENRVDFTGRVVVDVGAGSGILSLFAAQAGAKHVYAVEASEMAEYARKLIAGNPALAQRITVIKGKVEEVELAEKADILISEPMGTLLVNERMLESYIIARDRFLVPNAKMFPSIGRIHMAPFSDEYLFVEIANKALFWQQQNYYGVDLTPLYGSAFQGYFSQPVVDAFDPRLLVSPPLCHVIDFNEIKEEDLFEIDIPLKFIASVGTRVHGLACWFDVLFNGSAVQRWLTTAPGAPTTHWYQIRCVLSQPIYVMAGQEITGRLHMIAHNAQSYTMYLSLSAKMWGPGAVQGGILQTSSGKLDLKEPYYRMSQPQSYTMAQDQQPQQLLQAQAIPIHTEDLDEAELLQQPSENTGPQLQ; this is translated from the exons atggaCGATTCATCTGGGCTAAAACCCAAAGAATTGGAGTTCACTTTGGCGGCAGTTTCTCAGTTTTCTTCTTCATCGCTTTCTTCGTCTTCGTCTTCGTCTTCGTCTTCGTCttcgtcttcttcttcttcggtGATTGCTCGTTTCAGTGCTGATTCTGGAGTTGCGGAGCTGCGATTTCACCGAGATTCGGAATTTATTGATGGCTTCAATGTCGATATTGGAACCTCGCAG CTCTTCAAGCTGGGACCGGTTCAATCGCTTTGTGTTTCAGAGATTTCTGGTGCCAGTAAAGAG AAATCATATTCACGGGCAGTGACCATCCAGTTTAGAAACGAGGATGAGAGCAGGGACTTCCATTCCGCATTTGAGCAATGGCAGAAGGATGTTATTCAAG CAGGAATTCATTTACCAAATGGGGCCATTGCTGCTTCTAAGAGCAAGTTTGATTATAAAATTGAGCCATCTTCTGCTAAAATGTATTTCCACTATTATGGACAATTGCTACATCAGCAAAATATGTTACAGGATTATGTGAGAACAG GAACCTATTATGCTGCTGTTATCGAGAACCGTGTTGATTTTACAGGTCGTGTGGTGGTTGATGTTGGAGCTGGAAGTGGTATTTTGTCGTTATTTGCTGCGCAG GCTGGTGCAAAGCATGTTTATGCTGTTGAAGCTTCAGAAATGGCAGAATATGCTCGCAAACTTATTGCTGGGAACCCTGCATTAGCTCAACGGATTACT GTAATAAAAGGTAAAGTTGAGGAAGTGGAGTTGGCTGAGAAAGCAGATATTCTGATCTCTGAACCGATGG GCACCTTATTAGTTAATGAGAGAATGTTAGAGTCCTACATAATTGCAAGAGATCGGTTTCTTGTCCCTAATGCGAAAATGTTTCCATCAATTGGAAG GATACATATGGCGCCTTTCAGTGATGAATATTTATTTGTTGAAATTGCAAATAAG GCTCTTTTTTGGCAGCAACAGAACTATTATGGTGTAGATCTCACCCCATTGTATGGGTCTGCATTCCAAGGGTACTTCTCTCAG CCGGTGGTGGATGCTTTTGATCCAAGATTATTGGTATCTCCACCTTTGTGCCATGTTATTGACTTCAATGAAATAAAG GAAGAGGACTTGTTCGAAATAGATATTCCATTGAAATTCATAGCATCTGTGGGAACTCGAGTGCATGGGTTGGCCTGTTGGTTTGATGTTCTGTTTAATGGGAG TGCTGTGCAAAGATGGCTTACCACTGCCCCTGGTGCGCCTACAACCCACTGGTACCAAATACGATGTGTTCTTTCTCAGCCAATTTATGTTATGGCTGGGCAAGAAATAACTGGCCGACTTCACATGATTGCCCATAATGCTCAAAGTTACACCATGTATCTATCATTGTCAG CGAAAATGTGGGGGCCTGGGGCAGTACAAGGAGGAATTCTTCAGACCTCTTCAGGGAAACTTGATCTCAAGGAGCCTTATTACAGAATGTCACAGCCACAATCCTACACGATGGCACAAGACCAGCAACCACAGCAGCTGCTACAGGCACAG GCTATTCCAATCCACACTGAAGATTTGGATGAAGCGGAGTTGCTGCAGCAACCATCGGAAAATACAGGTCCTCAGCTCCAATAA